The proteins below come from a single Drosophila teissieri strain GT53w chromosome 3L, Prin_Dtei_1.1, whole genome shotgun sequence genomic window:
- the LOC122616970 gene encoding uncharacterized protein LOC122616970 produces MLDPISDAPLVLAYVFMSLLVLILCFILVNVVHKLHRSLNGEVSSGLVSPTQQLKTSIMELDAMKTG; encoded by the coding sequence ATGCTGGATCCCATTTCGGACGCACCGCTGGTCTTGGCCTACGTCTTCATGTCGCTGCTGGTGCTTATTCTGTGCTTCATACTGGTCAATGTGGTCCACAAGCTGCACCGCAGTCTCAACGGCGAGGTATCATCGGGTCTGGTTTCTCCTACACAGCAGCTGAAGACCTCCATCATGGAGCTAGACGCCATGAAAACCGGTTAG
- the LOC122616654 gene encoding zinc finger protein 16: MDNSTRIVYVCCLCLRQYDLQEDLRGHLVYFHGYEPVSVPSVKNKTAKTSTTEQPAVGRINQDKQSTAEQSKDSEPPPSELQPKPFKDFRLVLRANMLEPCSFGKECPFKFQDAAKMQLHSSCHKGGSFSCCECGMELPNWRRCSAHLWKTHQVDVDLLECPVNECNYKSPISALVWRHMQVHKRWRPRVLRSLAAVQRRRKLKEQPTEMTAQPAAPPPALTKNKYYAEKTCEICNRKFVNGKTLSKHVKTVHNKIKPFICNVCGKKTARKASLIIHMRQHTGEKPLQCGECKFSTRDPSVLHKHRQRHDSQDTRNNLKCSQCEYFCIQANALKRHMRLNHAEAYRDLCCDICSFSSINAERLQAHKQDHRQGLITNCEDSMDARAAGFKYPRKVGDKNGEISADCFMPLESVDSLPHEPALDTGGVTIPAPPSEDTQFPTYLKD; this comes from the exons atggataatTCTACTCGTATCGTATATGTATGCTGCCTGTGCCTTCGTCAATATGATCTCCAGGAGGATCTTCGAGGACATCTTGTCTACTTTCATGGATATGAGCCCGTTTCGGTGCCCAGtgtcaaaaacaaaactgcGAAGACTTCAACTACGGAACAACCTGCAGTCGGCAGAATCAACCAGGATAAACAAAGCACTGCGGAGCAATCGAAGGACTCAGAACCCCCGCCAAGCGAACTGCAGCCCAAGCCTTTCAAGGACTTTCGACTGGTGTTAAGGGCCAACATGCTAGAACC GTGCTCCTTTGGAAAGGAATGTCCCTTCAAGTTTCAAGATGCTGCCAAAATGCAGCTCCACTCCAGTTGCCACAAGGGCGGCAGCTTTTCCTGCTGCGAATGTGGAATGGAACTGCCAAATTGGCGTCGGTGCTCGGCTCATCTGTGGAAAACCCACCAGGTGGATGTGGATCTACTGGAGTGTCCCGTCAACGAATGCAACTACAAGTCACCCATATCCGCACTCGTGTGGCGACACATGCAGGTTCACAAAAGGTGGCGACCCAGAGTGCTCCGCTCATTGGCAGCTGTTCAGCGGAGAAGGAAGCTTAAGGAACAGCCAACGGAGATGACCGCGCAACCTGCTGCTCCGCCACCAGCTTTAACGAAGAACAAATACTACGCCGAGAAGACCTGCGAGATTTGCAACCGCAAGTTCGTCAATGGCAAAACGCTCTCCAAACACGTGAAGACTGTTCACAATAAAATCAAGCCATTTATCTGCAATGTTTGTGGCAAAAAGACTGCCCGCAAGGCTAGCTTAATA ATTCACATGCGTCAGCACACGGGCGAGAAGCCTCTGCAGTGTGGGGAATGCAAGTTCTCCACTCGCGATCCCAGTGTCCTGCACAAGCATCGGCAGCGTCATGATAGCCAGGACACACGAAACAACCTGAAGTGTAGTCAATGCGAGTACTTCTGCATTCAAGCCAATGCTCTCAAGCGCCACATGCGACTCAATCATGCAGAAGCCTATCGGGACTTATGCTGTGATATTTGCAGCTTCAGTTCTATTAATGCAGAACGACTACAAGCCCACAAACAGGATCATCGACAGGGCTTGATCACAAATTGTGAGGATTCTATGGACGCCCGTGCCGCTGGTTTCAAGTATCCTCGTAAAGTGGGCGACAAGAACGGGGAG aTATCAGCTGACTGTTTTATGCCGCTGGAGAGCGTGGATTCATTGCCCCATGAACCAGCTTTGGATACGGGTGGTGTTACCATACCAGCTCCTCCATCTGAAGATACTCAATTCCCCACGtatttaaaagattaa
- the LOC122617077 gene encoding COP9 signalosome complex subunit 3 encodes MGSALENYVNQVRTLSASGSYRELAEELPESLSLLARNWSILDNVLETLDVQQHSLGVLYVLLAKLHSASTANPEPVQLIQLMRDFVQRNNNDQLRFAVCAFYETCHLFTEFVVQKNLSILGIRILSRAIDQIRQLDTQLTPIHADLCLLSLKAKNFSVVLPYLDADITDISTVAAECKTQQQQQSQHADANNDAKYFLLYFYYGGMIYTAVKNYERALYFFEVCITTPAMAMSHIMLEAYKKFLMVSLIVEGKIAYIPKNTQVISRFMKPMANHYHDLVNVYANSSSEELRIIILKYSEAFTRDNNMGLAKQVATSLYKRNIQRLTKTFLTLSLSDVASRVQLSSAVEAERYILNMIKSGEIYASINQKDGMVLFKDDPEKYNSPEMFLNVQNNITHVLDQVRQINKMEEEIILNPMYVKKALGSQDDDLTSQHPKTFSGDPTD; translated from the exons ATGGGCAGCGCGTTGGAAAACTATGTGAATCAAGTGCGCACACTAAGTGCGTCCG GAAGCTATCGGGAGCTGGCTGAGGAGCTGCCGGAGTCGCTGTCACTGCTAGCCCGCAACTGGAGCATCCTGGACAACGTGCTGGAGACGCTAGACGTGCAGCAGCACTCGTTGGGCGTGCTCTATGTGCTCCTGGCCAAGCTGCACAGTGCATCCACCGCGAATCCGGAGCCGGTGCAACTCATCCAGCTGATGCGGGATTTTGTGCAGCGCAACAATAACGATCAGCTGCGCTTTGCGGTGTGCGCCT TCTACGAAACATGCCATCTGTTCACCGAGTTTGTGGTACAAAAGAACCTTAGCATCCTGGGCATACGCATCCTTTCGCGTGCTATCGACCAGATTCGACAGCTGGACACCCAGCTAACCCCCATACACGCCGATCTCTGCCTACTCAGCCTGAAGGCGAAAAACTTCAGTGTGGTGCTGCCGTATCTGGACGCGGACATCACGGACATCTCCACCGTGGCAGCCGAGTGTaagacgcagcagcagcagcagtcccaGCACGCG GATGCCAACAACGATGCCAAGTACTTCTTGTTGTACTTCTACTACGGCGGCATGATATACACGGCTGTGAAGAACTACGAGCGAGCTTTGTACTTCTTCGAGGTCTGCATCACCACTCCGGCAATGGCCATGTCGCACATCATGCTGGAGGCCTACAAAAAGTTTCTCATGGTTTCACTCATCGTCGAGGGCAAG ATAGCGTATATACCAAAAAACACACAGGTTATTAGCCGTTTTATGAAGCCGATGGCCAATCACTACCACGACCTGGTCAATGTGTACGCGAATTCGTCTAGCGAAGAGCTGCGCATCATCATACTCAAGTACAGTGAAGCATTTACGCGTGATAACAATATGGGACTGGCCAAGCAG GTAGCCACCTCCTTGTACAAGCGAAACATCCAGCGGCTTACTAAAACCTTTTTGACCCTTTCCCTGAGCGATGTGGCCAGTCGTGTCCAACTGTCCAGCGCAGTCGAAGCCGAGCGTTACATTCTCAACATG ATCAAATCGGGTGAAATTTATGCCAGCATCAATCAAAAGGACGGTATGGTGTTGTTCAAAGACGACCCAGAGAAATACAACTCACCGGAGATGTTCCTCAACGTGCAAAATAATATAACACATGTTTTGGATCAAGTTAGACAGATCAACAAAATGGAGGAGGAGATCATATTAAATCCAATG TATGTGAAAAAGGCTCTTGGCAGCCAGGATGATGACCTAACGTCGCAGCACCCAAAGACTTTCTCGGG TGATCCCACAGATTGA
- the LOC122616968 gene encoding uncharacterized protein LOC122616968 — MFLDAIFFIPTLFTYLLIGLLIVILCFVVVYISHKIYVSVYDNLPLAALPGNSRQQLLGLRHSNHAMTIREYLDTSLRSPRSNQPSLRSVWIQNRSQILETSSVLRIVLSLEPCYLVSAEFDVSSSRKAISFLCNCRDQPVCAAAEQRPSGSLHIVRFYDHLSKIPRLKVMLKCNQRRPEPRPDSRTQLTLDDVIQEARDNQDARCTDNAAACRPGSSRRNSRIPD, encoded by the exons ATGTTTCTGGACGCCATCTTCTTTATACCCACACTATTTACTTACCTGCTTATCGGACTGCTCATCGTCATCCTGTGCTTCGTGGTGGTCTATATAAGCCACAAGATCTATGTCTCCGTCTACGACAACCTGCCTCTGGCCGCTTTGCCCGGCAACTCACGTCAACAGCTCCTGGGTCTCCGTCACTCCAATCATGCGATGACCATACGGGAATACCTGGACACCTCGCTCCGCAGTCCACGCTCCAATCAGCCGAGCCTACGGTCCGTTTGGATTCAGAACAGGTCCCAGATCTTGGAGACCTCTTCGG TCCTGCGTATAGTGCTCTCCCTGGAGCCCTGTTATCTGGTCAGCGCCGAGTTCGATGTGAGCTCCAGCCGGAAGGCCATCAGTTTCTTGTGCAACTGCCGGGATCAGCCCGTGTGTGCTGCCGCAGAACAGAGGCCTTCTGGGTCCTTACACATAGTGCGGTTCTATGACCACCTCTCCAAGATCCCGCGCCTCAAAGTCATGCTCAAGTGCAACCAAAGGAGGCCGGAGCCGAGGCCGGATAGTCGGACACAGTTAACCCTGGACGACGTGATCCAGGAGGCCAGAGATAACCAGGATGCCCGGTGCACGGATAACGCCGCCGCCTGCCGACCTGGTTCCTCACGCCGGAACTCTCGGATACCGGATTAA